A genomic segment from Pedobacter sp. MC2016-14 encodes:
- a CDS encoding NUMOD1 domain-containing DNA-binding protein, protein MIERKKLIATISRYNLSGDLLETYPNARIAAEAMNSSQQFITYAAQGKKALTACGYIWRRGAEPSIDLTPLLKERWHPSSPLAGKQHTVGQYDLEGNLLNTYTNTKTAGKAVGFHYQGIRKVIRGEGLTYGGFIWSKEIKKKIKVNPRIKSDTTISQYDLDGRWIKSFKNAYLAGIETGVDDSSITHAINGKVLTAGKYIWRNGQALRLNVNELRRHPHYAGSALQRHMKKKRELVTSLV, encoded by the coding sequence ATGATAGAACGTAAAAAGTTAATTGCAACTATTAGCCGGTACAACCTAAGTGGAGACCTACTAGAAACTTATCCCAACGCTAGAATTGCCGCAGAGGCAATGAACAGTTCACAACAATTTATTACCTACGCAGCCCAGGGCAAAAAAGCACTTACTGCATGCGGTTATATCTGGAGGCGAGGCGCAGAGCCAAGTATTGACCTTACTCCTTTATTAAAAGAGCGCTGGCATCCAAGTTCTCCCCTTGCCGGAAAACAACACACTGTTGGGCAGTATGACCTTGAAGGAAATCTATTGAACACCTACACCAATACAAAAACGGCAGGTAAGGCGGTAGGCTTTCATTATCAAGGTATAAGAAAAGTAATTCGTGGTGAGGGCTTAACCTACGGCGGCTTCATCTGGAGCAAAGAAATCAAAAAGAAAATTAAAGTAAATCCAAGAATCAAATCTGACACCACTATTTCTCAGTATGATTTGGATGGCAGATGGATCAAATCATTCAAGAATGCCTATTTAGCAGGTATTGAAACAGGAGTTGATGACAGCAGCATTACCCATGCCATCAATGGAAAAGTACTTACCGCAGGCAAATACATTTGGCGTAACGGCCAGGCACTCCGCCTCAATGTAAATGAATTGCGCCGGCACCCGCATTATGCAGGGTCGGCCTTGCAAAGGCACATGAAAAAGAAAC